One segment of Sander vitreus isolate 19-12246 chromosome 20, sanVit1, whole genome shotgun sequence DNA contains the following:
- the LOC144535750 gene encoding uncharacterized protein LOC144535750 — protein MGNFSSKDGHGPSGAHGDSFHTPPASPQSDGPPLMPDVPQLLPPTSPQPSPAAPVSSPPPVPVLTSIGKKVQSSTTPSSPPPDWRPHPPVSSNSSTIGPGVSPLHNKPQSIVGKEQAAFGRNGGPPTSTPRPLVSQQQTVAISPTKSPSSSWSASPVVVGSSSGQNWSERDSGLSQSLLPAHEAGGSLGEELKKLLEESSTTLGINASLDGATNTAEILKHLLTEVKNLKSTFQTERGEWLQFQADLQVAVSVADRLRAEAEEELTVLRTAHKDVERELAASQQRQKEADMQLVTLRGELKESRQRLATLTQAPCQEPEWPNGEPTNSSESKEGTHRGRERGVYRLGREGKESKGQNELRKNVVSEEAKLDCKGVAKRYLRNVTNEDRSGEEVRSSETRRTVTTERSRSLSRLPASSGSLTMQNGTSQPNTASTVGPINKNVGQLKGRRSMDWQDSRSSTDKGKREESLNKYNSALTELPLSKSQDGFNLLLRRHGGSKRNSLLRWCQSQTQGYENIDITNFSSSWADGLAFCAVYHTYLPSHIPYTSLTPENKRENLSLAFKTGETVGIAQTLTVEEMLRAGGPDWQRVLSYVESIYRNFEM, from the exons ATGGGTAACTTTTCCAGCAAGGACGGCCATGGACCATCAG GGGCCCATGGGGATAGTTTCCACACTCCTCCTGCTTCTCCACAGAGTGATGGGCCTCCTTTAATGCCCGATGTCCCCCAACTCCTACCCCCTACCTCACCTCAACCTTCCCCTGCAGCCCCGGTTTCATCTCCACCTCCAGTCCCAGTCCTAACATCCATTGGGAAGAAAGTACAGTCCAGCACTACCCCTTCCAGTCCCCCTCCTGATTGGAGGCCTCATCCACCAGTCAGTTCAAATAGCTCCACCATTGGCCCTGGAGTTAGCCCCCTGCACAACAAGCCACAAAGTATTGTGGGTAAAGAGCAAGCCGCTTTTGGGAGGAATGGGGGTCCCCCTACCTCCACCCCTCGGCCTCTGGTATCCCAGCAACAGACTGTGGCCATCAGCCCCACAAAGAGCCCCTCTTCTTCGTGGAGTGCCTCACCTGTGGTGGTGGGCAGCTCTTCTGGGCAGAACTGGAGCGAAAGGGACAGTGGTCTGAGTCAGTCTTTACTGCCCGCTCACGAGGCTGGGGGCAGCCTGGGTGAGGAGCTGAAGAAGCTGCTGGAGGAGTCTAGTACAACACTGGGTATCAATGCCAGTCTGGATGGGGCCACAAACACAGCAG AGATACTGAAGCATCTACTGACAGAAGTGAAGAATTTGAAGAGTACTTTCCAG ACGGAGCGTGGGGAATGGCTGCAGTTCCAGGCTGACCTACAGGTGGCAGTGTCAGTGGCGGACCGTTTGAGAGCCGAAGCAGAAGAAGAGCTGACTGTGCTCCGAACGGCGCACAAGGATGTGGAGAGGGAGCTGGCTGCTTCCCagcagagacagaaggaggcTGATATGCAACTAGTAACCCTGAGAGGGGAGTTAAAGGAGAGCAGGCAGAGACTGGCTACTCTCACCCAAGCTCCATGTCAGGAACCAGAGTGGCCCAATGGAGAACCAACCAACAGCTCCGAAAGCAAAGAAGGGACCCacagaggcagggagagaggggtgTACAGGTTGGGGCGAGAAGGGAAGGAGAGTAAGGGTCAGAATGAATTGAGGAAGAATGTTGTCAGCGAGGAGGCCAAACTAGACTGTAAAGGCGTGGCTAAGCGTTACCTGAGAAATGTGACCAATGAGGATAGGAGTGGAGAGGAGGTGCGATCCAGCGAAACACGAAGGACGGTAACCACAGAGAGGTCAAG AAGCTTGTCCAGATTACCTGCTTCCTCAGGCTCCCTCACCATGCAGAATGGAACTTCCCAGCCCAATACTGCCTCAACAGTTGGACCTATAAACAAG AATGTGGGGCAACTAAAAGGCCGAAGAAGTATGGATTGGCAAGACAGCAGGTCAAGCACtgacaaag GAAAACGTGAGGAGTCTCTTAACAAGTACAACTCTGCTCTTACTGAGCTGCCTCTTTCCAA gtCCCAGGATGGTTTCAACCTGCTGCTGCGTCGCCATGGAGGCTCCAAGAGAAACTCGCTGCTCCGTTGGTGTCAGAGCCAAACACAAGGCTACGAG AATATCGACATCACCAACTTCAGCAGCAGCTGGGCCGACGGTCTCGCCTTCTGTGCTGTCTACCACACCTACCTCCCCTCACACATCCCTTACACCTCTCTCACTCCAGAGAACAAG CGGGAGAATCTGAGTCTGGCGTTCAAAACGGGAGAGACTGTTGGGATTGCACAAACCCTG ACAGTAGAGGAGATGCTGAGAGCAGGAGGTCCTGACTGGCAAAGGGTCCTGAGCTACGTGGAGAGCATCTACCGTAACTTTGAGATGTGA